A genomic segment from Bubalus bubalis isolate 160015118507 breed Murrah chromosome 5, NDDB_SH_1, whole genome shotgun sequence encodes:
- the NDUFC2 gene encoding NADH dehydrogenase [ubiquinone] 1 subunit C2: protein MMTGRQARAPFQFLPDEARSLPPPKLTDPRLAFVGFLGYCSGLIDNAIRRRPVLSAGLHRQLLYITSFVFVGYYLLKRQDYMYAVRDHDMFSYIKSHPEDFPEKDKKTYREVFEEFHPVR from the exons ATGATGACTGGACGGCAGGCCCGAGCGCCCTTCCAGTTCCTGCCTGATGAGGCCCGGAGCCTGCCGCCGCCGAAACTGACGGACCCGCGGCTTGCCTTCGTAGGCTTCTTGGGCTACTGCTCCGGCCTGATTGATAACGCGATCCGGCGGAGGCCGGTGCTGTCGGCCG GTTTGCATCGCCAGCTTCTATATATtacttcctttgtttttgttggatattatcttttaaaacgTCAAGACTATATGTATGCTGTGAGGGACCATGATATGTTCTCATATATAAAGTCAcatccagaggattttcctgaaaAAG ataagaaaacttaCAGGGAAGTTTTTGAAGAATTCCATCCAGTGCGTTGA
- the LOC102407323 gene encoding thyroid hormone-inducible hepatic protein yields MEDKAIMQVLTKRYPKNCLLTVMDRYLAVVSNMEQVVMIPSLLRDMQLSTHGYQAQAGTSDLYSYFTMLKAIRIDVEHGLLPRQQWQAKVAGGKADGAETEAGEMEEAEEESVLGQLDLEAQFHLHFASLHHILTHLTLKAEEVTRRYQEKMGQAM; encoded by the coding sequence ATGGAAGATAAAGCCATCATGCAGGTGCTGACCAAGCGCTACCCCAAGAACTGCCTGCTGACTGTCATGGACCGGTACTTGGCCGTGGTGAGCAACATGGAGCAGGTGGTGATGATCCCCAGTCTTCTGCGGGACatgcagctgagcacacatgggTACCAGGCCCAGGCGGGCACCTCTGATCTCTACAGCTACTTCACCATGCTCAAGGCCATCCGCATAGATGTGGAGCACGGGCTGCTGCCCCGGCAGCAGTGGCAGGCCAAGGTGGCAGGTGGCAAAGCCGACGGAGCTGAGACTGAAGCTGGAGAGATGGAAGAGGCTGAGGAGGAGAGCGTGTTGGGGCAGCTGGACCTGGAAGCCCAGTTCCACCTGCACTTCGCTAGCCTTCATCATATCCTCACCCATCTTACCCTGAAAGCTGAGGAGGTGACAAGGAGATACCAGGAGAAAATGGGACAGGCCATGTAG